One window of Ziziphus jujuba cultivar Dongzao chromosome 5, ASM3175591v1 genomic DNA carries:
- the LOC107421016 gene encoding pathogenesis-related thaumatin-like protein 3.5 — MAAHHFPLLLLVIIFSFGIEISESARIFTIINNCKETVWPGITPGENFDGGGFVLKPGQSIVFTAPVGWSGRIWGRTGCNFDKNGNGPCQTAACGNSLKCSASGKPPASLAEFTLAALDFYDVSLVDGFNLPMVVTPINGKGNCSIAGCDMDLRTTCPKELSVKTRGKTVACRSACDVFNTDEYCCRGVYGNPVTCQPTYYSKKFKEACPTAYSYAYDDPTSIFTCSGTDYVVSFCSSRKQPVCTYHNHKLICGGSKGLKPLIGRWWILLAVTLFMRIIF; from the exons ATGGCAGCTCATCATTTTCCACTCCTCTTGCTTGTCATCATTTTCTCTTTCG GAATAGAAATTTCTGAATCAGCTAGAATTTTCACCATCATAAACAACTGCAAAGAGACAGTCTGGCCGGGAATTACACCCGGCGAGAACTTCGACGGCGGAGGTTTCGTATTAAAACCCGGCCAGTCCATCGTCTTCACGGCTCCGGTCGGGTGGAGTGGTCGGATATGGGGTCGAACCGGTTGCAACTTCGACAAAAACGGAAACGGACCTTGCCAGACCGCAGCCTGCGGAAACTCGCTCAAGTGTTCAGCTTCAGGTAAACCTCCGGCGTCGCTCGCGGAGTTCACGCTGGCGGCTTTGGATTTTTATGACGTCAGTCTCGTCGACGGGTTCAATCTGCCTATGGTCGTTACACCGATCAATGGAAAAGGGAATTGCAGCATCGCCGGCTGCGATATGGATTTGAGAACAACATGTCCGAAGGAGCTGTCCGTGAAAACTAGAGGCAAGACGGTGGCCTGCCGGAGTGCCTGCGATGTTTTCAACACCGACGAGTATTGTTGCCGAGGGGTTTATGGGAACCCTGTTACTTGTCAACCTACTTACTATTCCAAGAAGTTCAAAGAAGCATGTCCTACTGCTTATAGTTATGCTTATGATGATCCCACTAGCATTTTCACTTGCTCTGGCACCGATTATGTTGTCTCATTTTGCTCATCCAG GAAACAACCAGTGTGCACATATCATAACCACAAACTTATCTGCGGTGGATCTAAAGGCTTAAAGCCTTTGATAGGAAGATGGTGGATTTTGTTGGCCGTAACATTATTTATgcgaattattttttaa